tgtcTGGAGCGTGCGGTGTTGAGAACTGCGCTTGTTGCCCGCCTGGACTAGTCTAGATCTGGACGTTCGTGGTTATTTGTTTGGAAAACCCTGCACGCATTCACCGCACACATAATATACCCGCCCGACTTTCACCTACCTCCACAAACGTCCAGTTCCATTCAGTTCATTTTACGACCTTGCTTCAAAATTCTGAAGCAAAGCAATAAAACCAGTCCCTCCCACCTCCTAGCGAGTTTGTTTGTTGTGTGCAGTAAAAAACAAAGCATGCAGTGCGAATGTGGTGGTACTGTGCCTACATATATACGCTATATACGGCGGCACATTCAAATTGTGTGTAGACCGGCGCTTACCAATTTGTAGATTCCAAACGAGTTCTGATTTTTTAGATTCCAAATGAGTTCTGATTTCTGATACATGCTTACTGATATCGTCAATTCTGGGCTTTCTGTTAATTGTTCCAATGATGGAAACAACAACAACTTGTGTCGATTCTTCCATCATTCGTGATTCCATCGTGTATGCCAAAAAGAAGTTGGGAATATCAACTCTCAAGCCACAGCAGGAGAAAGCATTTGAATCTATGTTAAGAGGGCACGATGTTTTCATGGGGTTACCAACAGGTTATGGGAAGAGCGTTGTTTTCCAAGGAGCGGCATTCTGTAGCGAATACATCAAGAGAATTCAAGAGAAGGACGACAGTAATTTTGTGGTTGTTGTCATGCCACTGAAGGCCCTTATTAAAGATCAACTGACCAGAGCTGGTGAACTTGGCATTGCTGCGGCTGACATAAGTAGTGGACTGACCGATGAACTTAGAGAGCAAATATCGTGGGCAAGATTTCGCTTTTGATGTCTTCTCCCGAGTTT
This DNA window, taken from Lytechinus variegatus isolate NC3 chromosome 19, Lvar_3.0, whole genome shotgun sequence, encodes the following:
- the LOC121406228 gene encoding ATP-dependent DNA helicase RecQ-like; this translates as METTTTCVDSSIIRDSIVYAKKKLGISTLKPQQEKAFESMLRGHDVFMGLPTGYGKSVVFQGAAFCSEYIKRIQEKDDSNFVVVVMPLKALIKDQLTRAGELGIAAADISSGLTDELREQISGQASGKTQAFCGSYGQLGEIRSTLPSVPVIAMTATATTEARKQITHSLAMRNYATIVESPDKPN